CACTGATTACGGAATGGAAACTGTATTGCAGCCTCTTTGAATCAAAACCCGTGATACGTGAACTGCACCTTGGCGGCGGCACCCCTACATTCTTTGCCGTAAAAAACCTTGAAGACCTCATCAACGGAATATTTTCGTGCGCACAAAGGGCTGAAAATTTTGAAATGGGCTTTGAAGGGCACCCGAACAATACCACGCGCCCGCACCTGCAGACATTGTATGAGCTTGGATTCCGACGCGTCAGCTTTGGTGTTCAGGATTATTCAGATCGCGTGCAGCGTGCCATCAACCGCATACAACCGTTTGAGAATGTGAGCAAAGTGACGGCCTGGGCACGTGAAATCGGTTACACTTCAATAAGTCACGACCTGGTATTTGGACTGCCGTTCCAGACTACTTCCGATGTTGTTGATACCGTGACCAAAACGGTGTCGTTGCTTCCCGACCGGATCTCATTTTACAGTTACGCCCATGTGCCCTGGATACCGGGGAATGGACAACGCGGATTCTCCGACGCAGATATTCCTAAGGATGAGGACAAGCGCAGGCTGTATGAAACAGGCCGGGCTATTTTTGAAACCCACGGATACCGTGAAATCGGCATGGACCATTTTGCCTTAACCGGCGACCCGCTGCTCGAAGCGGCGGAAAACCAAAGCATACACCGGAATTTTATGGGCTATACGCCAAACCGTACAAGGTTATTGATCGGACTCGGCGTTTCGTCGATTGGCGACAGTTGGACGGGATTCGGGCAAAATGCCAAGAGCCTTGAAGATTATTACCAAATGCTCGAATGGGGACAGCTGCCGCTCTCAAAGGGCCACATGCTAACCAAAGAGGACCTGATTGTACGGCAACACATCCTGGACCTGATGTGCCGGATGCAGACGCATTGGACGGATGATGCATTTTATTTTACCGAAGTACCTGAAATATTGGCGTCGCTGAGTGAAATGCTTGCCGACGGACTCGTAGCCGCCACGCCCGGCGGGCTGATCGTTACCCCGGAAGGGAAACCTTTCCTGAGAAACATCTGTATGGCGTTTGATTTGCGGCTGCGGCGAAAACGCCCTGATACACCACTGTTCTCCATGACCGTCTGATAATCCGGAAACGAGCGGAATCCAAAGAAAACTACATTTTGACATACCCGCCCTGAACGCGCACGGGTGGGTGCTGCTCAGATAAAAACCGACGCTGACTATTTACAGTTGGGCACCGCCTTGATGAAAAGGCTCAGCCCCGATGGTGAAACATGACAGATGTCGAGCAGCATACCACGAAGCACCAGAAGAATCCCAATGCAGACCAATGCAGCCGGAATAACGCGTTGCAGCCGGTTGCGCCACGGCAGCGTCAGGAATTGGTGCAGGTAGGTCACCGTACCCATCAGCGGCACCGTACCGAGTCCGAACAAAGCCATAAAGGCCATACCGGAAATAAGCGACTGGGTGGACAGCGCGCCGAACAAAGCCGCATACACCATCGCGCAAGGCAGGAATCCATTCAATAATCCGATCAAGAAAATCGCTGTAAGTGACTGTTTATTAAAGTGTTTTAAAAGAAATCCTTTTGATCCGGAAGTCGCCTTGTATGCCGCCAAAACCAATCCGATTTTCCCAAATGACCGCTGCGGCAGCAACGCAATGGTGACCATCATCAACCCGGAGAATATGGCGACGTATTGCTGTATGGCGCTCAGCGAAAGGGCCCTGCCGAAAGCCCCGAACAGGAATCCGAGAACGGCATACGTAGAAATCCGGCCCGCATGGTAGGCCACAAGCTGTATGGCTTTTCTTCGTGGATTGTTCCTTGCCAGAGGCAGCATCATCGCTATAGGACCGCACATCGCCACGCAATGCAGGCTGCTGATTACGCCCAGCAAGGTGGCGGCAAGTATCACATCAATCGACATACAGTGGCTTTTTTATAAGGTAGGATTTGCCTTCAAAGGTCCATTCAAGCGTCACGTCCCAACGGCCGCCGGTCAGGTCAGCAGCCGGGACGAGCATTGACCCGTTGCTGAGCTTCAGCGGTCGGCTGAAATCCAGTTTTTTGGCCGACGGCCTGTATAGGGACAAGTTGCCGGAAATACTGCCTTGGGAAAAACTGTCAGGATAAGAGACAAGAATACCCTCCCGCACCAGCCGGATGGCGGGCGGCTGACTCAGCTGCGCGGCATTGCGAAGTTTTGCAAATTCCTCGCCGAAACGCGCGTCGTGCTTGTAATATTCCTCGACGACCAACTCGTTGTCGTATCGCGAATTGCCCTGCACCGTAAATACAAAATACATGATAAATGCCACAAACAGCGCAAAACTGATAACGATGGAAGTACCCCAGTTGATTTTCATAATAATTTTTAATTAAATGTCCTTGGTCCCAAAAAATTGGTCGTCAGTGTCTGCAGTCGCCTGTGCCCGCTGTACACCCCGATCCTGAGCTTCGTTTTGTCTCCACTGAGCAGCGATCTGTTGATTTCTATAAATAATGTGCCCTGCATAATGCCTTGCGGCTGCAAATCCTGAGTGGTGTGGCCCACAACAGTGACTGTACCTTTCCCGGAGAGTAGCTTAAACGCGATGTGTGTCAATCGCGATGCCGTTTTGTTAACCACCCTGTAGGTATAAACATTGCTTATATTCTCTCCCTTATGCTGAAACAATTGCCCAGGCACGCGGAACAACGCAGCGTCGACGTCGCTTCTGAAAAAAAGCAGTCCGGAAACCAACCCCGCAAGCAGGACCAACACTGCGGTATACGCTTTCATCCTTGTCGTAAACCGGAACGGCTGACGGTTTTCAATCTCATCTTCGGTGGCATATCGGATCAACCCTTTCGGAAGCCCTACGCCGGCCATCATCGCATCGCACTCGTCAATGCACGCGGTACAGTTGATGCATTCGAGTTGGGTGCCGTTCCGGATATCAATTCCTGTAGGGCAAACATTGACGCACTGCAGGCAGTCGATACAATCGCCTTTACCCGTTGCGGCCCGATTTTCCTTTTTATTGAATTTGGCCCGCCCTGCTGTCTTTTCCCCGCGCACGAAGTCATAGGCCACGTTAATCGACTTGTTATCAAGCAGCACGCCCTGCAGGCGGCCATAAGGGCAAACAATCAGGCAAACCTGCTCGCGGAACCACGCGTAAACGAAATAAAACACGAGCGTGAACAAGACCAGCGCAATAAATGTACCCGATTCTTTTACCGGTCCATTCTCGATAATCCGCAGCAGTCGATCGCTGCCAATCAGGTAAGCCAGGAATACATTGGCAATCCCGAACGACAGGATAAAGAACAGGGTCCATTTGAGCAGCCTTTTCCTTATTTTTTCGGCATTCCATTCCAACTTATCGAGCCGAAGCTGTGCACCACGGTCGCCATCAATCCAGTATTCGATGCGCCGGAATACCATTTCCATGAAAATCGTCTGCGGGCAGATCCACCCGCAAAAAATCCGGCCAAAGATGACAGTGAAAAGAATCACAAACACCACGCCCATGATCATCACCAGCACAAACAGGTAAAAATCCTGCGGACCAAATACCGCCCCGAAAATATTGAATTGCCTCTCCAGTACATTGAACATCATAAACTGGTTGCCATTGATCCTTATAAACGGATTAGCGACCAATATGAGCAACAGGATGTAGCTGACGTATTTGCGGTAGCGGTAAAGCGTCCCGCCGGGCTTTTTTGGGAACAGGAACTTCCGTTTTCCTGCTTCATCCAATGTACCTATACGATCGCGGAAACCGTCCTGTCTGGTCTGGTATTGCATGGCAGCCTATTTGACGGTTGGTTTGTCCATCGACGCTTTCGCCTCAGGCCTTACCCAAAGATCGCCATCAGGCGCTTTCGGGTCTTTAGGATGGGTGCCCTGCAACGACAGGATGTAGCTTGCGGCCTGCTGTATTTGTGTGGGTTTGAGCGTGCCTTTCCACGAAACCATGCCTTTGCCGTCACGGCCGCCATTGGTGATCGTATGGAAAAGATTCCTGATATCACCACCGAAAATCCAGTGGTCGTCTGTGAGGTTCGGCCCGATTTGCCCGCCGCCATCCGCACGGTGGCATGCTGCGCAGTTGGTTTGGAAGATGGCCTTTCCTTTATCCAGCGAGGGACCGTCGGTGAGCTGGGTGACGCTTTCCTCATCCATCAAATCCGGTGCGTGCCTGCGATATTCGGCGATATCAATTGTTGCCTGTGCCATTTCTTTGCTGAATTCGGCTTCCTGGTCATCAGCGCCCAGGATTTCATACCTTACAAGATAAAATGCCCCGAAAATTATGCCGCCATAGAACAGGTAGAGCCACCAGGGCGGCAATTTGTTGTCGAGTTCCCTGATGCCGTCATAATTGTGATCCAGCAAAAGCAGCGCATTGTTCTCAACCGGTTCAGAACGCGTAAGGCGTTTCATTAGTCTTTTAAACCATTTGCGTTGCGTGAGCGGCACGACATCTTCAGCGACGAATGCGTTGCGTTTGTCCTCGGGCGTAATGTGGTAAATCAGGTTGTTGACCGCGCTCACCATGTACTCGACTGCAATCTGGATGACCAGGAATACAAAAAGTATCAGGATGATGATCGGATATTTTACAAAAGCGGGCCTGTTTCCCGAATCGACGAAAAACTCAATCAATCCGAAGAAGCCAAAGAAAATTAAAGGGCCGCGGACGTATATGGGAAAGAACTTTTTCATTGCTCCTGAATTTTTAAGTTGTCGTTCAACGGAATGTCACTCAGGTACCTAAGCCGTTCTTTGCTGTAAAAAATCACCCAAATCCCGAGTATGAGGAAGAAAAGGAAAAAGATGACCAATGACATAATCGGGTAAATTCCCACTCCGGTAATGGTCTCCATACTGTGTTTTATCTGTTCAAACATAACGTTATTGTTTAGGGTTGTCTTTGACTTTTATATCGGTGCCGAGTCGTTGTATGTAGGCAATCAGTGCGGTGATTTCGCGCCGGCGCATCGGGATGAACGGCTTGCCCTGTGCCGTCGCTGCCTCACGGCTGTCTTCATAACTTTTTACAAAATCAGGATCCTGGTACAGTGCTTTCTCAATTTGCATCCCCTGCATCTCGATAGATTGGCCTGCGTTTCTGATATCGCTGTCACTGTAGGGCACGCCGAGCCGGCGCATGACTTTCATCTTGGATTGGATGTCCGAATAGTCCATCGGCTTATTGTCAAACAGCCATTTATATCCGGGCATGATTGAGCCCGCCGAAGTGCTTTGCGGATCCCAGAGGTGGTTGAAATGCCAATTGTCATTGTATTTTCCGCCTACGCGGAGCAAATCGGGCCCTGTCCTTTTGGAACCCCAAAGGAATGGGTGGTCGTAAACGAATTCGCCTGCCTTCGATTGTGGCCCATACCGTTCGACCTCACTGCGGAACGGCCGAACCATCTGAGAGTGGCAGCTCACGCAGCCTTCCCTGATGTACAGGTCCCTGCCTTCGAGTTCCAGCGGCGTGTAAGGCTTGACGCTCGCAATCGTAGGAATGTTAGACTTGACCATAATCGTCGGGACAATCTGGATGATCCCGCCAATCAGTATGGCCACGGTTGCCAACAGGGTAAGCTGGACCGGCCTTCTTTCAAGCCACGGGTGAAATTTCTCTCCCCTGACACGGGCACGCCCGACTTTCTCCAATGCAGGCGCTTCGGCCAGTTCGTCTTCAACGGCGGCATTGGCCGTTACGGTTTTGTAAATGTTATATACCAGGATCAGCGTCCCTACAAGGTACAGCGTTCCGCCGATGGCGCGCATCCAGTACATCGGGATGATCTGCTGTACCGTTTCAAGGAAATTACCGTAGGTGAGTGTGCCGTCCGGATTGAATTGCTTCCACATAGACGCCTGCACAAAACCAGCGACATACATCGGCAGGGTGTACATAATAATTCCAAGTGTTCCCAGCCAAAAGTGAACATTGGCGAGCTTTGTGGAAAACAATGGGCCTTTGGTCATCCTCGGCACCAGCCAGTAAATGACGCCAAATATCAGGAAACCGTTCCATCCCATGGCCCCTACATGCACGTGTGCGATAATCCAATCGGTAAAGTGCGCGATGGCATTTACATTTTTAAGCGACAGCATCGGTCCTTCAAATGTAGCCATCCCATATGCGGTAATGGCCACGACGAAAAACTTCAGTACGGGCTCGACCCGCACCTTATCCCATGCGCCACGCAGCGTAAGCAAGCCGTTGATCATCCCGCCCCATGAAGGCGCAATCAGCATGACCGAAAAGACCACACCAAGATTCTGTGCCCAGGTAGGCAAGGCAGAATACAGCAGGTGGTGCGGTCCCGCCCAGATGTAAATAAAGATCAGCGACCAGAAATGCACAATGGATAAGCGGTAAGAGTACACCGGACGGTTTGCCGCCTTGGGTACAAAATAATACATCAGTCCGAGGAAAGGCGTGGTCAGGAAAAAAGCCACGGCATTGTGCCCGTACCACCATTGCACTAGCGCATCCTGTACGCCTGCATAGGCCGAATAACTCTTAAGCGCCGAAACGGGCAGTTCAATGCTGTTGAAGATGTGCAGCACGGCGACCGTAACGAATGTCGCGAGGTAAAACCAGATGGCCACATACAAATGCCGTTCGCGACGCCGCAAAATGGTACCGATCATATTGATCCCGAAAATGACCCAAACCAGCGCAATGGCAATGTCAATGGGCCATTCCAGCTCGGCGTATTCTTTTGAGGTAGTGTAGCCCAGCGGCAGCGAAATAGCCGCCGAAACGATAATGAGCTGCCATCCCCAGAAATGCAGGTTGCTCAGCAAATCACTGTACATCCTCGCTTTAAGCAGCCGCTGTAACGAGTAATAAATCCCGGCAAACATCGCATTACCTACAAATGCAAAAATTACGGCATTGGTATGCAATGGCCTGAGCCTGCCGAAACTAAGCCACGAAATGCCGTCGGTCAGGTTTGGGAAAAGGAACAGGATGGCGAGCAGCAGTCCGACGGCCATACCCACCACGCCAAATAGGATTGTGGCATAGAGGAACTTCTTTACAATGCGGTTGTCGTAATAAAATTGTTGTATTTCCATATTATTCTTGTTTTGCTGGATTTGCAGGTTCTTCATCCCGGAGTTCATCGTCGAAAAGCATTCTTACAGAAGGGGTGTAATCATCGTCATACTGGCCCTTCCTTACCGCCCTGATGAAGGCGCTGAAAAAAACAATGGCCACGAGGATGCTGATCGATATTAAAAGATAGATGACACTCATACGGTGGTTTTCATTTTCAAAATTATATTGGCATCGGCAGGTAAAATATGATGTGTATCACGCTTTGGGCTGACGGTCCTTACTTTAAGCCCGCGCGCGGCGTAATTGCCTGCAACGGTGACGAAGCTGATGATGGTAATCGTACTCAATGGCATGATGATGGCCGCGACGATCGGCAGCAGGTTTCCGGTCACGGCAAAGTAAAGTCCGACCACATTGTAAGCCAGCGACAGGCCGAAGCTCATCCGGATGATCGTAATCGCCTTTTTTGAAAGTTTCAGGAATTTTTCCAGTCTGCCGAATTCCAACGCGTCGAGGATCGCATCGCAGGCGGGCGAAAATACATTGGTGTTTTCGGAAATTGCCACCCCAACATGGCTTTGCATCAGCGCACCGGCGTCGTTGAGTCCGTCACCCACCATCATCACCCTATGACCCTGAAGCTGCAACGATTCAATATAGGAAAGCTTTTCCTGCGGCTTCCTGTTGAAAATCACCTCTGTCCCTGTCGGCACGAGTTGTTCAAGATACGGGCGCTCGCCTTCGTTATCACCTGACAGGATTTTGAGATTGTAGTTTTTGCCGAGCGAAGCGAACAGCGCGGCGGCTTCAGGACGGTATTGGTTACGGATGGTGAATTTCCCGAAGTAGCTGCCGTCTACAGCAATACAGACGACGCTTTGCAGGCTGTCTTCATTTTCATCCAAACCCACATAGGCAGGCGACCCTATTTGTATTGTGCAGCCCGCCACCCTGCCTGAAATCCCCCTACCCGGAATTTCCTCATAACCCTCAACGGAAAGATTGGCGCCTTTGCCAAGATGGTCGTACAGCATCCTGCTGAACGGATGTCCCGATTGCCTGAGCAGGCTTGCAACCGCAACCGTATGCGGTGCCAACGGATTCCCGCTGTAAACGATGGCCGCTTTGGTTGTGGTAATCGTGCCGGTCTTATCAAAAACGATGGTATCTATTTTCGACAACTGCTCTATCGCCATCGTATTTTTGAGGTAGAATTTATGCCGGCCCATAATCCTGAGGATATTTCCCAATGTAAACGGGGCAGTAAGCGCCAGTGCACACGGACAGGCGACAATCAGTACAGCCGTAAATACGTTAAATGCTGTATCACTATCCAACCTGATCCAGTAGCCCCATCCGGATAACGCGATCAGCAGCAGCACCGGGGTAAAATAGTGGCTGATGCGGTTTGTGATGGTCTCAAAATCATGGCTTTGCTGTTTGGAAAATACCTTGTTGCCCCACAATTGGGTAAGATAACTTTGCGATACGGGCTTAATGACTTCCATTTCCACCATCGCTCCTGAGAGCCTCCCGCCGGCAAACAGACGGTCGCCGGACGACTTGGACACCGGCAAGGCCTCACCCGTCACAAAACTGTAGTCGATGGCGGCGCTTTCGGAAATCAAAATGCCGTCAGCCGGAATGATTTCATGATTTCTTATCAGCAGCCGGTCTCCCTTACCCAGATCGTACACGGGTACATTTTCCTCCCCACCCCTTTCGGATTTCCTGGTTACCGCAATCGGGAAGTACGATTTAAAGTCGCGCTCGAAATTCAGGAATTTGTACGTTTTTGCCTGAAACATCTTTCCAAGCAGCATAAAAAATATCAGGCCCGTCATGCTGTCGAAAAATCCCGGACCGTGATCTGAAATGAGATCGGCGACGCTTCTGACAAACATTACGATGATGCCCAGGGCAATCGGTACCTCGATATTGAGCATCTTAGCCCGCAGGCTTTGCCAGGCCGCCCGGTAGTAGCCGCTCGCCGAATAGAGGAAACTGGGCAGCGACAACAAAAATATCAGCCAACGGAAGAAACTGCGGTAACGGTCGAGCCAGAATTCATGGTGCTCAAAATACTCAGGAAATGACAGCAGCATGATGTTCCCAAAACAAAAAAAGGCGATGCCCAGCTTATAGGTAAGGCTGCGGTCTGCTGTTTTGCCCGGGTTGTCGTAATCCCCGAGGCTGATATTGGGTTCGTAGCCGATCGTCGACAGCAGTGTCACGACTTCCTTTAAGGAGATGTCAGCCGAATGAAAATGCACCCTCACTTTCTTTTCATGGAAATTGACCTGGGACGACAGTATTCCAGGCCTCAGCTTCCTAAGATTTTCCAAAATCCAGATGCAGGAACTGCAATGGATATGCGGGATATGCAGCGATACGATGCAGCTGCCGGATTCATTGAACTCGAGCAGTGTTTCGACAATCGCCTCGTTAGCAAGAAATTCATATTTGGACGTATCGGACAAGGGCACGGCGCCGGGCGTCTTCTGGAAATCATAGTAGTGGGAAAGTCCGCCCGCAGTAAAAATCTCATAGACTGTCCTGCAGCCGTTGCAGCAAAAAGATTTACCGTCCAGATGCAGCGTATCCCGCGCCGAAACCTGCAGTCCGCAGTGAAAGCATTGATTGTCGCTCATGATTTGGTCGTTTACCAGTGGCAAATGTCTGTTGCGATGGCGCCGCCTGAAATGACTGAAATCATTTTTACTGACGGCATTAAGTGACGCGCGTCATATTCCGTGCCGAGGCCCGAAGGTAATTTTGTGGGGAATCAACAATCGATCGCATGAAAAAAATACTCTGCCCCACTGATTTTTCGAAGGCATCACTTAACGCCTTTGTGTATGCCGTCAATCTGGCCAAACGGGTTGGCGCAGAAATCGTTACGATACATGTATACGACCTTCCCGCGGCAATAATCGATGCGTCTTTAGAAAACCTTTCGGAAATCCGGGATATAACCGAATGGGATCACTTCGAACAGTACAAAAGCGCCATCGCAAAACTCAGGGTGATC
The nucleotide sequence above comes from Flavobacterium magnum. Encoded proteins:
- the ccoG gene encoding cytochrome c oxidase accessory protein CcoG; the encoded protein is MQYQTRQDGFRDRIGTLDEAGKRKFLFPKKPGGTLYRYRKYVSYILLLILVANPFIRINGNQFMMFNVLERQFNIFGAVFGPQDFYLFVLVMIMGVVFVILFTVIFGRIFCGWICPQTIFMEMVFRRIEYWIDGDRGAQLRLDKLEWNAEKIRKRLLKWTLFFILSFGIANVFLAYLIGSDRLLRIIENGPVKESGTFIALVLFTLVFYFVYAWFREQVCLIVCPYGRLQGVLLDNKSINVAYDFVRGEKTAGRAKFNKKENRAATGKGDCIDCLQCVNVCPTGIDIRNGTQLECINCTACIDECDAMMAGVGLPKGLIRYATEDEIENRQPFRFTTRMKAYTAVLVLLAGLVSGLLFFRSDVDAALFRVPGQLFQHKGENISNVYTYRVVNKTASRLTHIAFKLLSGKGTVTVVGHTTQDLQPQGIMQGTLFIEINRSLLSGDKTKLRIGVYSGHRRLQTLTTNFLGPRTFN
- the ccoS gene encoding cbb3-type cytochrome oxidase assembly protein CcoS, which encodes MSVIYLLISISILVAIVFFSAFIRAVRKGQYDDDYTPSVRMLFDDELRDEEPANPAKQE
- a CDS encoding sulfite exporter TauE/SafE family protein, whose protein sequence is MSIDVILAATLLGVISSLHCVAMCGPIAMMLPLARNNPRRKAIQLVAYHAGRISTYAVLGFLFGAFGRALSLSAIQQYVAIFSGLMMVTIALLPQRSFGKIGLVLAAYKATSGSKGFLLKHFNKQSLTAIFLIGLLNGFLPCAMVYAALFGALSTQSLISGMAFMALFGLGTVPLMGTVTYLHQFLTLPWRNRLQRVIPAALVCIGILLVLRGMLLDICHVSPSGLSLFIKAVPNCK
- a CDS encoding FixH family protein, with the translated sequence MKINWGTSIVISFALFVAFIMYFVFTVQGNSRYDNELVVEEYYKHDARFGEEFAKLRNAAQLSQPPAIRLVREGILVSYPDSFSQGSISGNLSLYRPSAKKLDFSRPLKLSNGSMLVPAADLTGGRWDVTLEWTFEGKSYLIKKPLYVD
- the ccoN gene encoding cytochrome-c oxidase, cbb3-type subunit I, which codes for MEIQQFYYDNRIVKKFLYATILFGVVGMAVGLLLAILFLFPNLTDGISWLSFGRLRPLHTNAVIFAFVGNAMFAGIYYSLQRLLKARMYSDLLSNLHFWGWQLIIVSAAISLPLGYTTSKEYAELEWPIDIAIALVWVIFGINMIGTILRRRERHLYVAIWFYLATFVTVAVLHIFNSIELPVSALKSYSAYAGVQDALVQWWYGHNAVAFFLTTPFLGLMYYFVPKAANRPVYSYRLSIVHFWSLIFIYIWAGPHHLLYSALPTWAQNLGVVFSVMLIAPSWGGMINGLLTLRGAWDKVRVEPVLKFFVVAITAYGMATFEGPMLSLKNVNAIAHFTDWIIAHVHVGAMGWNGFLIFGVIYWLVPRMTKGPLFSTKLANVHFWLGTLGIIMYTLPMYVAGFVQASMWKQFNPDGTLTYGNFLETVQQIIPMYWMRAIGGTLYLVGTLILVYNIYKTVTANAAVEDELAEAPALEKVGRARVRGEKFHPWLERRPVQLTLLATVAILIGGIIQIVPTIMVKSNIPTIASVKPYTPLELEGRDLYIREGCVSCHSQMVRPFRSEVERYGPQSKAGEFVYDHPFLWGSKRTGPDLLRVGGKYNDNWHFNHLWDPQSTSAGSIMPGYKWLFDNKPMDYSDIQSKMKVMRRLGVPYSDSDIRNAGQSIEMQGMQIEKALYQDPDFVKSYEDSREAATAQGKPFIPMRRREITALIAYIQRLGTDIKVKDNPKQ
- a CDS encoding heavy metal translocating P-type ATPase translates to MSDNQCFHCGLQVSARDTLHLDGKSFCCNGCRTVYEIFTAGGLSHYYDFQKTPGAVPLSDTSKYEFLANEAIVETLLEFNESGSCIVSLHIPHIHCSSCIWILENLRKLRPGILSSQVNFHEKKVRVHFHSADISLKEVVTLLSTIGYEPNISLGDYDNPGKTADRSLTYKLGIAFFCFGNIMLLSFPEYFEHHEFWLDRYRSFFRWLIFLLSLPSFLYSASGYYRAAWQSLRAKMLNIEVPIALGIIVMFVRSVADLISDHGPGFFDSMTGLIFFMLLGKMFQAKTYKFLNFERDFKSYFPIAVTRKSERGGEENVPVYDLGKGDRLLIRNHEIIPADGILISESAAIDYSFVTGEALPVSKSSGDRLFAGGRLSGAMVEMEVIKPVSQSYLTQLWGNKVFSKQQSHDFETITNRISHYFTPVLLLIALSGWGYWIRLDSDTAFNVFTAVLIVACPCALALTAPFTLGNILRIMGRHKFYLKNTMAIEQLSKIDTIVFDKTGTITTTKAAIVYSGNPLAPHTVAVASLLRQSGHPFSRMLYDHLGKGANLSVEGYEEIPGRGISGRVAGCTIQIGSPAYVGLDENEDSLQSVVCIAVDGSYFGKFTIRNQYRPEAAALFASLGKNYNLKILSGDNEGERPYLEQLVPTGTEVIFNRKPQEKLSYIESLQLQGHRVMMVGDGLNDAGALMQSHVGVAISENTNVFSPACDAILDALEFGRLEKFLKLSKKAITIIRMSFGLSLAYNVVGLYFAVTGNLLPIVAAIIMPLSTITIISFVTVAGNYAARGLKVRTVSPKRDTHHILPADANIILKMKTTV
- the hemN gene encoding oxygen-independent coproporphyrinogen III oxidase; this encodes MSPSFIHKYNVPGPRYTSYPTVPYWDNDFSPAQYIDSVRDAFRLSDEGISIYIHLPFCESMCTFCGCHKRITKNHQVEAPYINALITEWKLYCSLFESKPVIRELHLGGGTPTFFAVKNLEDLINGIFSCAQRAENFEMGFEGHPNNTTRPHLQTLYELGFRRVSFGVQDYSDRVQRAINRIQPFENVSKVTAWAREIGYTSISHDLVFGLPFQTTSDVVDTVTKTVSLLPDRISFYSYAHVPWIPGNGQRGFSDADIPKDEDKRRLYETGRAIFETHGYREIGMDHFALTGDPLLEAAENQSIHRNFMGYTPNRTRLLIGLGVSSIGDSWTGFGQNAKSLEDYYQMLEWGQLPLSKGHMLTKEDLIVRQHILDLMCRMQTHWTDDAFYFTEVPEILASLSEMLADGLVAATPGGLIVTPEGKPFLRNICMAFDLRLRRKRPDTPLFSMTV
- a CDS encoding CcoQ/FixQ family Cbb3-type cytochrome c oxidase assembly chaperone; this encodes MFEQIKHSMETITGVGIYPIMSLVIFFLFFLILGIWVIFYSKERLRYLSDIPLNDNLKIQEQ
- a CDS encoding cbb3-type cytochrome c oxidase N-terminal domain-containing protein, with amino-acid sequence MKKFFPIYVRGPLIFFGFFGLIEFFVDSGNRPAFVKYPIIILILFVFLVIQIAVEYMVSAVNNLIYHITPEDKRNAFVAEDVVPLTQRKWFKRLMKRLTRSEPVENNALLLLDHNYDGIRELDNKLPPWWLYLFYGGIIFGAFYLVRYEILGADDQEAEFSKEMAQATIDIAEYRRHAPDLMDEESVTQLTDGPSLDKGKAIFQTNCAACHRADGGGQIGPNLTDDHWIFGGDIRNLFHTITNGGRDGKGMVSWKGTLKPTQIQQAASYILSLQGTHPKDPKAPDGDLWVRPEAKASMDKPTVK